The following coding sequences lie in one Thalassoglobus polymorphus genomic window:
- a CDS encoding diguanylate cyclase, whose amino-acid sequence MSTSLSPNVNTLSYLNSHPMESSRLLNSLIEIVQTVENSPSGNPIDEIINIHILRRLLTAIHFRDIQTLKHSRRVGIISVGIGSRLGWEDSELRLIEIASLLHDVGKIGIPDHILHKPGRLSPDEAEYIASHHRVAIEILQATQASQELIQIVAQAHGVKVDTGDSNEKNSSLGARILAVADAFESLTSARSYRPAFDEKSALKILHEQSGKEFDRNIVAALERWLDSHESRGLHDDSAAESAVQANAPTTDSAKANAACFCQLFQYLHLMESLYDAFYLIDEKRRVVIWSMGAAKLFGFPAVDLIGQPWHRSVVTADGPKPDPVEIAFQSAKSNCHTLTLKDIDGNDQEFGVQTVPILDLNQRVVATAELICDGNESKKHRGQFRKLHMAATRDALTGVVNRGELDDKMIQVFNKWNAEPTIPFSIVFLDIDHFKEINDRLSHSVGDRVLIDVARLIQDELYSGEIVSRYGGEEFVILCPETPLETALERAERLRRAIMGTKIAEREDLRVTASFGVAQVEKNDDPESLMKAADKALYEAKNSGRNRTCHRKVSAVQNAPTAEQKKQSDWIHHAEITTCVASSMLHIKLKGYVLDNMAKILDVKEDSLLLQVGASGLLGGWGNKQDRQPVKVRVEIHELPNNEKVSGTRRILLKTITEPIGRPAKKETFHTRASIVVESLRSYLIAD is encoded by the coding sequence ATGTCCACGTCTCTCTCCCCAAACGTGAACACTCTGAGCTATCTGAACTCACATCCGATGGAGTCGTCCCGACTCTTAAATTCGTTGATTGAAATCGTTCAGACTGTTGAGAATTCCCCATCGGGAAACCCCATTGATGAAATCATCAATATACACATCTTAAGACGCTTACTCACCGCGATTCATTTCCGTGATATTCAAACACTGAAACATTCACGTCGAGTCGGCATCATCAGCGTCGGAATCGGGTCTCGATTGGGTTGGGAAGATTCAGAGCTTCGACTGATTGAGATCGCTTCACTTTTGCATGACGTTGGAAAAATAGGAATTCCAGACCATATTTTGCATAAGCCAGGTCGCCTCAGCCCGGATGAAGCCGAATACATCGCGTCTCACCATCGAGTCGCCATTGAAATCTTGCAGGCAACTCAGGCCAGCCAGGAACTCATTCAAATCGTGGCTCAGGCTCACGGAGTCAAGGTCGACACCGGCGACTCGAATGAGAAAAACAGTAGCTTAGGTGCAAGGATTCTGGCTGTTGCCGACGCTTTTGAATCTCTTACTTCAGCAAGATCTTATCGTCCCGCCTTTGATGAAAAGAGCGCGCTGAAAATTCTCCACGAACAATCGGGAAAAGAATTTGACCGAAACATCGTCGCGGCTTTAGAAAGATGGTTAGACAGTCATGAGTCACGTGGGTTGCATGATGATTCCGCCGCAGAATCTGCTGTTCAAGCAAATGCCCCCACAACAGATTCTGCAAAAGCCAACGCAGCCTGTTTCTGTCAGCTCTTTCAGTATCTCCATTTGATGGAGAGTCTTTACGACGCTTTTTATCTCATCGATGAGAAGCGGCGAGTTGTGATATGGAGTATGGGAGCAGCGAAGCTGTTTGGATTTCCCGCAGTCGATCTGATCGGCCAGCCGTGGCATCGCTCCGTAGTGACTGCCGACGGCCCCAAACCGGACCCAGTCGAAATTGCCTTCCAAAGCGCAAAGTCAAACTGCCACACTTTGACGCTCAAAGATATTGATGGAAACGATCAGGAATTTGGTGTTCAAACAGTTCCAATTCTTGACCTCAACCAGCGAGTTGTCGCCACCGCAGAATTGATTTGCGATGGGAATGAATCCAAAAAACATCGCGGTCAATTTCGTAAACTTCACATGGCAGCCACCCGGGATGCACTGACCGGAGTCGTCAACCGAGGTGAACTCGACGACAAAATGATTCAAGTGTTCAACAAATGGAATGCAGAACCGACGATTCCATTCAGCATCGTCTTTCTTGACATTGACCACTTCAAAGAGATTAATGACCGACTCTCACATTCCGTCGGAGATCGAGTTTTAATCGATGTGGCTCGGCTGATTCAGGACGAACTCTATTCCGGAGAAATCGTAAGTCGATATGGCGGAGAAGAGTTCGTCATTTTATGCCCGGAAACTCCTTTGGAAACAGCACTTGAACGAGCTGAACGACTTCGCCGAGCAATCATGGGAACAAAGATCGCGGAGAGAGAGGACTTGCGGGTGACTGCGTCATTTGGAGTTGCTCAGGTCGAGAAAAATGATGACCCTGAGTCACTGATGAAAGCCGCAGATAAGGCACTCTATGAGGCCAAGAACTCAGGCCGAAACAGAACTTGCCACCGAAAAGTCAGTGCTGTTCAGAATGCTCCGACCGCAGAGCAAAAGAAACAATCAGACTGGATTCACCACGCTGAAATCACCACATGTGTTGCGAGTTCGATGCTGCACATCAAGTTAAAGGGATACGTTCTCGACAACATGGCAAAAATCCTCGACGTCAAAGAGGACTCGCTGCTCCTGCAAGTTGGCGCCTCTGGTCTACTCGGTGGTTGGGGAAACAAACAGGATCGGCAACCGGTCAAAGTTCGAGTCGAAATTCACGAACTCCCCAACAACGAAAAAGTCTCTGGCACCAGACGCATCCTATTGAAAACAATCACTGAACCGATTGGGCGTCCCGCCAAAAAGGAAACGTTTCACACACGCGCGTCGATCGTGGTTGAATCTCTTCGGTCCTATCTCATCGCAGACTGA
- the fliD gene encoding flagellar filament capping protein FliD produces MITIDGLITGIDTETIIDGLLEIQKNQIDRLQLRRQGIEAKQTAYESVEVQLVSLKSIADRLSRPQANVFQSRNVEVSEENAVFAIANTNASTGTYQIHIDSLARAHQVASTGFSETHSEITQGTLDIQVGDGDLKTITVDSSNNSLQSFVDAINNVKAGVTATLVNDGSASGTPHRILLTANKTGEANQITITNNLAASTGSATQPDFDFDNPVQSADDAQVRLGTGPGALTVQSASNEVKSLIQGVTLNLLAADSDQEVQIRVNPNTEPATTAINDLVDSYNAIMDFVDDLVRFNPETDQAGLLIGDRTVTDIQNEIRSAILDVVPEVGTSANRLSVLGISINNRSRLTINATRLEEVLAGRVDGITESDLQNLFAYNHLSTNPSAPTGIGTRLSQLIDGFTNIESGELGSVKESLLDQLTSLDNSIDRQQRIFDNQQQDLIAQFVALESSISELQTTSSFLSSQLSNLGKIGK; encoded by the coding sequence ATGATTACGATTGATGGACTGATCACAGGAATTGACACCGAAACGATCATCGATGGACTACTGGAAATCCAGAAGAACCAGATCGATCGCTTGCAACTTCGGCGGCAAGGCATCGAAGCGAAACAGACTGCATACGAGTCAGTGGAGGTTCAACTTGTCTCGTTGAAGTCCATTGCCGATCGACTCTCTCGTCCGCAGGCAAATGTCTTCCAAAGCAGAAACGTTGAGGTGAGCGAAGAAAACGCCGTCTTCGCAATCGCCAACACAAATGCCAGCACCGGGACCTATCAAATTCACATCGACAGCCTCGCCAGAGCACATCAAGTTGCATCCACTGGTTTTTCCGAAACCCACTCGGAAATCACACAAGGAACGCTGGACATTCAAGTCGGGGACGGAGACTTGAAAACGATTACCGTTGATTCATCGAATAATTCGCTGCAAAGTTTCGTGGACGCGATCAACAACGTCAAAGCGGGTGTCACCGCAACATTGGTCAACGACGGTTCAGCATCCGGAACACCACACCGAATTCTTTTGACAGCCAATAAGACCGGCGAAGCAAACCAAATTACGATCACGAACAACCTCGCCGCGAGCACTGGAAGTGCCACTCAGCCGGACTTCGATTTTGACAATCCAGTTCAGTCTGCTGACGATGCCCAAGTCCGACTCGGAACAGGCCCAGGAGCGCTGACAGTTCAAAGCGCCTCGAATGAAGTGAAAAGTCTCATCCAGGGAGTCACTTTGAATCTGCTCGCAGCTGATTCAGATCAGGAAGTTCAAATCCGCGTCAATCCAAACACAGAGCCTGCAACGACAGCCATTAACGATCTCGTCGACAGCTACAACGCGATCATGGATTTCGTCGACGATCTTGTTCGATTCAACCCCGAAACGGACCAGGCCGGCTTATTGATCGGAGACCGGACTGTTACTGATATCCAGAACGAAATCCGGTCAGCGATCCTCGATGTTGTTCCAGAAGTTGGAACAAGTGCAAATCGTCTTTCAGTCCTTGGAATCTCGATCAACAACCGAAGTCGCTTAACCATCAATGCGACGCGTTTAGAAGAAGTCCTCGCCGGCAGAGTTGATGGCATCACGGAGTCCGATCTCCAAAATCTGTTTGCTTACAACCATCTCAGCACCAATCCCAGTGCGCCCACGGGAATCGGAACCCGATTAAGCCAACTGATCGATGGCTTCACAAACATCGAATCGGGAGAACTCGGCTCTGTCAAAGAGAGTCTCCTCGACCAACTGACGAGCCTGGACAATTCGATCGACCGTCAACAACGGATTTTCGACAACCAACAGCAGGATTTGATCGCACAGTTCGTTGCTCTCGAATCATCGATTAGCGAACTCCAAACCACCAGCAGTTTCCTCTCTTCACAACTCAGCAACCTTGGGAAGATTGGAAAATAA
- a CDS encoding DUF2784 domain-containing protein: protein MDIAIFGVLADFVALLHIAYAAVIVIGLLMILFGYFLKWKWVRNPWFRSIHLIMIAIVVYEAWAGITCPLTVWERELRTLAQQPFDGESLIGRSVHFLLFFDAPWWVFTTCYSLCGALVLTTLILVPPTASRKTLQTDQSTN from the coding sequence ATGGATATCGCAATCTTTGGCGTTCTGGCTGATTTCGTTGCATTGCTACATATCGCGTATGCAGCAGTGATCGTGATCGGTTTGCTCATGATCTTGTTCGGCTACTTTTTAAAATGGAAGTGGGTCCGAAATCCCTGGTTCCGAAGCATTCACCTGATCATGATTGCAATCGTTGTGTATGAGGCCTGGGCCGGGATTACCTGTCCACTCACCGTTTGGGAACGCGAACTTCGCACGCTTGCACAACAACCGTTTGATGGTGAAAGCCTCATAGGCAGATCGGTCCACTTCCTGCTGTTCTTCGATGCTCCATGGTGGGTTTTCACAACCTGCTATTCCCTTTGCGGAGCACTGGTTTTGACGACGCTCATCCTCGTCCCACCAACGGCTTCGAGAAAGACTCTCCAAACCGATCAGTCCACCAATTAG